In a genomic window of Streptomyces noursei ATCC 11455:
- a CDS encoding ScbA/BarX family gamma-butyrolactone biosynthesis protein, giving the protein MQHVQNPSAASRPGSDTSAPIPHEFLHRPLVEDILITSWRRLGQDRFSVTAQWPHDHLYFAPHDSRPHPMLAGETIRQAGLLLCHTEFGVPLGHHFILHDLVYTADPAHRVSGNGPTQLSIDVVCSQTRMRAGMLSSSRFDMTIRKDGRVVATGHSHVSVTSPAVYRRVRGERITARHVPGPLPTPVPPGLTGSAAERDVLLSPAGQPGRWLLRIAPGHPTVVNPANDHVPGLSLLDAAQQAARALTGSSSFLPHAFGTEFHRYAEHGRPCLIEARRKVPTATGTTTVLVTGTQDGEPVFASVLTAMDARD; this is encoded by the coding sequence ATGCAGCACGTCCAGAACCCATCGGCCGCAAGCCGGCCGGGGTCCGACACCAGTGCCCCGATCCCTCACGAGTTCCTGCACCGCCCTCTCGTGGAGGACATCTTGATCACTTCCTGGCGCCGACTGGGCCAGGACCGCTTCTCCGTGACCGCCCAGTGGCCGCATGATCACCTCTACTTCGCTCCCCACGACAGCCGGCCCCATCCGATGCTGGCGGGAGAGACCATCCGACAGGCCGGACTGCTGCTCTGCCACACCGAGTTCGGGGTACCGCTCGGTCATCACTTCATCCTTCACGACCTCGTCTACACCGCGGACCCCGCGCACCGCGTCTCCGGGAACGGGCCGACGCAGCTGAGCATCGACGTCGTGTGCAGCCAGACACGGATGCGCGCCGGCATGCTGTCCAGCAGCCGCTTCGACATGACGATCCGCAAGGACGGCCGCGTCGTCGCGACCGGCCACTCCCATGTCAGCGTCACCTCGCCGGCCGTCTACCGCCGGGTCCGCGGGGAACGGATCACGGCCCGCCACGTCCCCGGCCCGCTCCCCACCCCCGTCCCGCCGGGGCTGACCGGCAGCGCCGCCGAGAGGGACGTCCTGCTCTCCCCCGCCGGGCAGCCGGGGCGATGGCTGCTGCGGATCGCGCCCGGCCACCCCACGGTCGTCAACCCCGCCAACGACCATGTGCCCGGACTGTCCCTGCTCGACGCGGCGCAGCAGGCCGCCCGCGCGCTGACCGGAAGCAGTTCCTTCCTGCCCCACGCCTTCGGCACCGAGTTCCACCGTTACGCGGAACACGGCCGCCCGTGTCTGATCGAGGCGCGGCGGAAGGTGCCGACGGCCACCGGCACCACGACAGTCCTGGTCACCGGGACCCAGGACGGCGAGCCGGTCTTCGCCTCCGTCCTGACCGCCATGGATGCGCGCGACTGA
- a CDS encoding AlkA N-terminal domain-containing protein, with protein MSEDSRYEAVRSRDARFDGAFFFAVSTTGIYCRPSCPATTPRRRNVTFFPTAAAAQGSGFRACRRCRPDAVPGSVEWNARADVVGRAMRLIGDGVVDREGVAGLADRLGYSARQVQRQLTAELGAGPAALARAQRAHTARVLLQTTGLPIADVAFAAGFASVRQFNDTIKEIYALTPSGLRAVRPGPGSRFGGLAAPSGTPGVLPLRLAYRGPYAARQIFDYLAQRALGGIEEVTGEPGGRTYRRTLRLPHGTGVAEVDEATGDGWLDCRLHLTELRDLATAAQRVRRLFDLDADPFAVGERLGADPTLAPLVARCPGLRSPGTVDPDELAVRAVLGRRAGTAAGRALGTRLVAAHGEPLPRPAGTLGHLFPRAVELADAPLTGLGLSDARIAALRALAAALSARDVVLDAGTDRDRAERALRGLPGIGPWTADYIRMRALGDPDVLLCAPPAGTDPAVWSPWRSYATHHLWAADPAGTAERHPNPTERIDA; from the coding sequence CGGCCGAGCTGCCCCGCGACCACCCCGCGGCGGCGGAACGTCACCTTCTTCCCGACCGCCGCGGCCGCGCAGGGCTCCGGATTCCGGGCCTGCCGGCGGTGCCGCCCGGACGCGGTCCCCGGCTCGGTCGAGTGGAACGCCCGGGCGGACGTCGTGGGGCGGGCGATGCGGCTGATCGGCGACGGGGTGGTCGACCGGGAGGGCGTCGCCGGGCTGGCCGACCGGCTCGGCTACAGCGCCCGGCAGGTGCAGCGGCAGCTGACCGCCGAGCTCGGCGCCGGGCCCGCCGCCCTGGCCCGGGCGCAGCGCGCGCACACCGCGCGGGTGCTGCTGCAGACCACCGGACTGCCGATCGCCGACGTCGCCTTCGCCGCCGGATTCGCCAGCGTCCGGCAGTTCAACGACACGATCAAGGAGATCTACGCGCTCACCCCGAGCGGACTGCGGGCGGTCCGCCCCGGGCCCGGTTCCCGCTTCGGCGGCCTCGCGGCCCCGTCCGGCACGCCCGGTGTGCTGCCGCTGAGGCTGGCGTACCGGGGCCCGTACGCGGCCCGGCAGATCTTCGACTACCTGGCGCAGCGGGCGCTCGGCGGGATCGAGGAGGTCACCGGGGAGCCCGGCGGTCGGACGTACCGGCGCACCCTGCGGCTGCCCCACGGCACCGGCGTCGCGGAGGTCGACGAGGCCACCGGCGACGGCTGGCTGGACTGCCGACTGCACCTCACCGAGCTGCGGGACCTCGCCACCGCCGCTCAGCGCGTCCGCCGCCTGTTCGACCTGGACGCCGACCCGTTCGCGGTCGGTGAACGCCTCGGCGCGGATCCCACGCTGGCCCCCCTGGTCGCCCGTTGCCCGGGACTGCGCTCCCCGGGGACCGTGGACCCGGACGAACTCGCGGTGCGCGCCGTCCTCGGCCGGCGGGCCGGGACCGCCGCCGGCCGGGCCCTGGGCACCCGCCTGGTCGCCGCGCACGGGGAGCCGTTGCCGCGGCCTGCCGGCACCCTCGGCCATCTCTTCCCGCGGGCTGTCGAGTTGGCGGACGCGCCGCTCACCGGGCTCGGCCTGTCCGACGCGCGGATCGCCGCGCTGCGCGCCCTCGCCGCCGCACTCAGCGCCCGGGACGTCGTCCTGGACGCCGGGACCGATCGGGACCGGGCCGAACGCGCGCTCCGCGGGCTCCCCGGCATCGGTCCGTGGACCGCCGACTACATCCGGATGCGGGCGCTGGGCGACCCCGATGTCCTCCTCTGCGCACCGCCGGCGGGCACCGACCCGGCAGTGTGGAGCCCCTGGCGCTCGTACGCGACGCACCACCTCTGGGCCGCCGACCCCGCCGGCACCGCGGAACGGCACCCGAACCCGACAGAACGGATCGACGCATGA
- a CDS encoding methylated-DNA--[protein]-cysteine S-methyltransferase — MTLYATLDSPLGALLLVGERSATAPGGTALASLSVPGQKRGAVVQDDWTHDPAAFAGIARQLRAYFDGAQQPFAVECVPRGTDFQQRVWAALEAIPYGTTTTYGAIAAAIGAPRGAVRAIGTAIGANPLLVVRPCHRVIGADGSLTGYAGGLARKQLLLGLEGAVPEAR; from the coding sequence ATGACCCTCTACGCCACCCTCGACAGCCCTCTGGGCGCACTGCTGCTGGTCGGCGAGCGGTCCGCCACCGCGCCCGGCGGCACCGCGCTCGCCTCGCTCTCCGTGCCGGGCCAGAAGCGCGGGGCCGTCGTCCAGGACGACTGGACGCACGACCCGGCCGCGTTCGCCGGGATCGCCCGCCAGCTCCGGGCGTACTTCGACGGGGCGCAGCAGCCGTTCGCCGTCGAGTGCGTCCCCCGCGGCACGGACTTCCAACAGCGCGTCTGGGCGGCGCTGGAGGCCATCCCGTACGGCACGACCACCACCTACGGGGCGATCGCGGCCGCCATCGGGGCGCCGCGCGGCGCCGTCCGCGCCATCGGGACGGCGATCGGCGCCAACCCGCTGCTGGTGGTCCGGCCCTGCCACCGCGTCATCGGCGCCGACGGGTCGCTCACCGGCTACGCCGGCGGCCTGGCCCGCAAGCAACTGCTCCTCGGCCTCGAAGGGGCGGTGCCGGAGGCCCGTTGA
- a CDS encoding ScbR family autoregulator-binding transcription factor: MARQDRAIKTRRVILETAAAVFDEHGFDRATIAEILSRAGVTKGALYFHFPSKEDLALAVLHEQVLDIAVLPQPIKLQEFVDAGQILACRLRHDPIQRGAARLAIEPGANQLDRKQSMSAWTTFVEGLLREAKARGEVLESVNVRDTAELFVGAFAGLQMMSKAFTDQNDVSHRLLVFFEHTLPTIAVPAVLAKLRLDPERGARLDAELRERAAEEAEHAAALEADLQNAAP; this comes from the coding sequence GTGGCACGTCAGGACCGCGCAATCAAGACGCGACGAGTGATCTTGGAAACCGCCGCGGCGGTCTTCGATGAACACGGTTTCGACCGCGCGACGATCGCTGAGATTCTCTCGCGCGCCGGCGTGACGAAGGGTGCCCTGTATTTCCACTTTCCCTCCAAAGAAGATCTTGCGCTCGCCGTGCTGCACGAGCAGGTGCTCGATATCGCGGTGCTGCCGCAGCCGATCAAACTCCAGGAGTTCGTGGACGCCGGGCAGATCCTGGCGTGCCGGCTGCGACACGATCCGATCCAGCGCGGCGCCGCCCGTCTCGCCATCGAGCCGGGTGCCAACCAGCTCGATCGCAAGCAGTCGATGTCGGCGTGGACCACGTTCGTCGAGGGGCTGCTCAGGGAGGCCAAGGCGCGGGGCGAAGTCCTGGAGAGCGTCAACGTGCGGGACACGGCAGAGCTGTTCGTCGGTGCCTTCGCCGGGCTTCAGATGATGTCCAAGGCGTTCACCGACCAGAACGACGTCAGTCATCGGCTGTTGGTCTTCTTCGAGCACACCCTGCCCACCATCGCGGTGCCGGCCGTTCTCGCCAAACTCAGGCTCGACCCGGAGCGGGGTGCGCGGCTCGATGCGGAGCTCCGGGAGCGTGCGGCGGAGGAGGCGGAGCACGCCGCCGCGCTGGAGGCGGACCTGCAGAACGCGGCGCCGTAG
- a CDS encoding SDR family oxidoreductase codes for MGDLYGKTALVTGSSRGIGRGIAQRLAQDGALVAVHYGSNEGAAKETVEGIRDNGGRAFLVGAELGVPGDAEALFDAFDTGLAAAGAEPGLDILVNNAAISLPGHIGEVTTEEFDRTIAVNTKAPFFIIQHGLRRMRDGGRIVNISSAVTSTAFPSTIAYGLSKGAIDTLTRTLAKDVGERGITVNTVAPGFIETDMNAAMRSTPEAHAALSAISVFNRLGRPADVADVVAFLASDDSRWITGQRIDVTGGSML; via the coding sequence ATGGGTGACCTTTACGGAAAGACCGCGCTGGTTACGGGATCCAGCCGCGGCATCGGGCGGGGCATCGCCCAGCGTCTCGCGCAGGACGGAGCCCTGGTCGCCGTCCATTACGGGAGCAACGAGGGCGCCGCCAAGGAGACCGTCGAGGGCATCCGGGACAACGGCGGCCGGGCGTTCCTGGTCGGTGCGGAGCTGGGCGTCCCGGGCGACGCCGAGGCGCTGTTCGACGCCTTCGACACCGGGCTGGCCGCGGCGGGCGCGGAACCCGGCCTGGACATCCTCGTCAACAACGCGGCGATCAGCCTGCCGGGGCACATCGGCGAGGTGACGACCGAGGAGTTCGACCGGACCATCGCGGTCAACACCAAGGCCCCGTTCTTCATCATCCAGCACGGTCTGCGGCGGATGCGGGACGGCGGGCGGATCGTCAACATCTCGTCCGCGGTGACGAGTACGGCCTTCCCCTCGACCATCGCCTACGGGCTCTCCAAGGGCGCGATCGACACCCTCACCCGGACCCTCGCCAAGGACGTCGGCGAGCGCGGGATCACGGTGAACACCGTGGCGCCCGGATTCATAGAGACCGACATGAACGCGGCCATGCGGTCAACTCCCGAGGCGCATGCGGCACTTTCCGCCATCTCGGTGTTCAACCGGCTCGGCCGACCCGCCGACGTCGCGGACGTGGTCGCCTTCCTCGCCTCCGACGACTCCCGTTGGATCACCGGCCAGCGCATCGACGTCACCGGTGGGTCGATGCTCTGA